One segment of Nostoc piscinale CENA21 DNA contains the following:
- a CDS encoding peptidoglycan-binding domain-containing protein, translating to MWCGFNKSSAIIAATCLVSAGVIISDSSFAARQRNYTPQEFRAVLHGLGYKVKVSNTPLTDEETKKAIRDFQKGYKLGVDGIAGPKTQDFAANIVQILQANLNAVLKPNPPLPRDQFFGPRTEELIKEYQKKNQLSETGIADLALRQKLNAEAREVIGKPKPQPTAKPTAKPTVQPNTTSTPTPTATPTATPTASPTPTPTLTPTQTPTPTGTPTP from the coding sequence ATGTGGTGTGGGTTTAATAAATCCAGCGCGATTATTGCGGCTACTTGCCTTGTAAGCGCCGGTGTCATCATTTCTGACAGTTCCTTTGCTGCCCGTCAACGTAACTATACGCCCCAAGAGTTTAGGGCTGTGTTGCATGGGCTAGGTTACAAAGTTAAAGTCTCCAATACACCTTTAACAGATGAGGAAACCAAAAAAGCAATCCGTGATTTTCAAAAAGGCTACAAGCTTGGTGTTGATGGGATAGCAGGGCCAAAAACTCAAGACTTTGCTGCCAATATTGTGCAGATTCTACAAGCCAATTTAAATGCAGTTCTCAAGCCCAATCCACCTCTTCCCCGCGATCAATTCTTTGGCCCACGCACAGAAGAGTTAATTAAGGAATATCAGAAAAAAAATCAGCTTTCAGAAACCGGAATTGCTGATTTAGCACTCCGTCAGAAGCTAAATGCAGAAGCAAGGGAAGTTATAGGTAAACCTAAACCCCAGCCAACGGCTAAACCAACGGCTAAACCGACAGTTCAACCAAATACAACCTCAACGCCAACACCGACAGCTACGCCAACAGCAACACCAACCGCGTCACCAACTCCCACACCGACGCTAACACCAACACAGACACCAACACCGACAGGAACACCAACACCTTAA
- a CDS encoding SDH family Clp fold serine proteinase, giving the protein MGFGIGDLFWIFLLLSSLQPLWQKRQVEYRRFRALQEFQQERKTRVILLIHRQESISLLGIPLSRYITIEDSEQILRAIRLTPPDVPIDLILHTPGGLVLATEQIARALIRHPSKVTVFVPHYAMSGGTMLALAADEIVMDANAVLGPVDPQLGNLPAASIIKVVKDKPVSEIDDQTLIMADQAEKAIQQVQRFVRTLLKDNIPKQKVQPENIEPIIDALTTGRVTHDYPVTVEEATEMGLPVTVGLPRSIYDLMDLYPQPQGGRPTVQYIPMPYDDRRPILPTPKGRPLEEA; this is encoded by the coding sequence ATGGGATTCGGTATTGGTGATTTATTCTGGATTTTTCTACTGCTTTCTTCCCTACAGCCTCTCTGGCAAAAGCGCCAAGTAGAATATCGACGTTTTCGCGCCTTACAAGAATTTCAACAGGAACGCAAAACGCGGGTGATTTTACTAATACACCGTCAAGAATCCATCAGTTTACTCGGCATTCCTCTATCACGCTACATAACCATTGAAGATTCAGAACAAATCTTGCGGGCAATTCGCCTCACACCCCCTGATGTTCCCATTGATTTGATTCTGCACACTCCTGGCGGTTTGGTACTCGCTACCGAACAAATTGCCAGGGCGTTAATTCGTCACCCTTCCAAGGTGACAGTTTTTGTCCCACACTACGCTATGAGTGGTGGCACAATGCTGGCTTTGGCTGCTGATGAAATTGTTATGGATGCGAACGCTGTTTTAGGGCCTGTTGATCCCCAATTAGGAAACCTCCCCGCAGCCAGTATTATAAAGGTAGTCAAAGATAAACCCGTCAGCGAGATTGATGACCAGACTTTAATTATGGCTGACCAAGCAGAAAAAGCCATTCAACAAGTACAACGCTTTGTGCGGACGCTGCTAAAAGATAACATTCCTAAACAAAAGGTTCAGCCAGAAAATATTGAACCGATTATCGATGCTTTGACAACTGGACGTGTGACTCATGATTATCCTGTCACGGTGGAAGAAGCTACAGAAATGGGCTTACCTGTCACAGTGGGATTACCCCGTTCCATTTACGACTTGATGGATTTGTATCCCCAACCCCAGGGAGGACGGCCAACTGTCCAGTATATTCCTATGCCTTATGATGACCGTCGTCCAATTTTACCAACACCCAAAGGTAGACCTTTAGAAGAAGCTTAG
- the rimP gene encoding ribosome maturation factor RimP — MTHPLVPQIIDLATPVAEQLGLEVVGAVFHTNQRPPVLRVDIRNPQQDTGLDDCERMSRALEACLDAEEIIPDAYVLEVSSPGISRQLVTDREFISFKGFPVIVSTSPPHEGQTEWNGQLIRRDETNIYLNQKGRVVEIPRSLITRVQLDERR, encoded by the coding sequence ATGACTCATCCGTTAGTCCCACAAATTATCGACTTGGCGACACCAGTAGCAGAACAACTGGGATTAGAAGTCGTTGGCGCAGTTTTTCACACTAACCAACGTCCACCAGTATTGCGGGTAGACATCCGTAATCCCCAGCAAGATACTGGTTTAGATGATTGTGAAAGGATGAGCCGCGCTTTAGAAGCCTGCTTAGATGCAGAGGAAATCATTCCAGATGCCTATGTCTTGGAGGTGTCTAGTCCAGGTATTTCGCGCCAATTGGTAACTGACCGGGAATTTATCTCCTTTAAAGGATTTCCTGTGATTGTTTCCACTTCGCCACCCCATGAAGGACAAACAGAGTGGAATGGTCAGTTGATTCGCCGAGATGAAACCAACATTTATTTAAATCAAAAAGGTCGGGTAGTGGAGATTCCTCGTTCTCTCATTACTAGGGTGCAACTAGACGAACGCCGATAA
- a CDS encoding translation initiation factor IF-2 N-terminal domain-containing protein, translating to MNNGKVRIYELSKELNLDNKELLAICDQLNIAVKSHSSTISESEAERIRTAAEKIGSNEWNT from the coding sequence ATGAACAACGGCAAAGTTAGAATTTATGAATTATCAAAGGAATTGAATTTGGATAACAAAGAGCTATTAGCAATTTGCGACCAGCTCAATATTGCGGTCAAAAGCCATAGCAGCACAATTTCAGAATCAGAGGCAGAACGAATCCGGACGGCTGCCGAAAAAATTGGCAGTAACGAATGGAACACCTAA